The stretch of DNA aatgtaagtcaactaattgtagctatcaggttgatatcaaaaatgttttatttttatccaaAGCAGCTATCtagggttggttagttgcttagtagctcgcttacatatttaatttaaccaatatatacacaatttaaaaagtaaaaggctggcCTTGAAAGACGTTGCCTTGCAGGTCAGGTGCCTtgatattgagaaacacccatattagatgccatgtttccttctggctggtCCGGGATCCTGCGCCTgtcaatgacatcacactagatgattggctggacgtacaACTTACAGACGTTACGTTATCACTTTCAAAaatatttaggcagtaagaaacacaaatttaataacaaaactgctaaacactTTATAAAATATATGGAAGAGAATCAAAAAAGATATGCATAGTATGctgtagtatgatgatgtcatcggcaggcgcaggaccctgagtGATCTGAAAAGTACATTGCCGGAAAACTAAAATCGGCATTACATTCTCGCGAAgtcattaactgaaggaccatcaaattcTGACGAGTCACGCTGAGGTCCCATGCTTTCTGCTTCACAGGTGTGAAACTACCCTGAAAGGTAtacactgccccctagtgccatgaaactacacactgccactttaatacttttgcagtggtctatagtaggaatgaatgccttgtaagtcgaactcagtgaaggacctctttaagctTTCTGCAATCTACTGCACATCTGAAATGACTACAGTTTAAAAACATGGCCCCGATCATGATTTTTTTTGTTTACCCTTGCATTTCTCTTTTTATCACATTTTGTTCCATGCATATTTAACAAATATTCTTCATCGTTATTTTAGAAGGCAAATCCGACACGATTTTCATTTTGTACTTTTCCTTTAATCCTAGCCTTACCTTAGCTCCAAAATCAATCCTCCAAACTACCCTGATCACATTTGTCTCACTGGAGGATTCCACCCAAGTAAGGTCACACTCACCTGGACCCACAAAAGTGCTGCAGCTTGTATCGATCACCTGCCAGATGCCAGTTGCACCCTCCCAACCAACAACTACTGTTGGCAGCCTGCCTGAGCCCCCAGCTGATGGAGCCCTGCTGTATCTTGTTTTCTGCTTTTATTTACTGTTAGTATGGATCAGATGTTGAAATACAGCCTAACTGGAACAATTAATGAGTTGTTCCTGTCAGTCTAaactataaaaaaatatatatttttgaattttgtgtttttttccgaggggaaaaaaaaaagaaaaattgagGGTGTTTTTTCTTATGTTCCACTTTTCAGATGCTTCACACATCTGAGCATCCTCCAGCGGGGTTTTCTCTCTGCCGTGACTTCTGGTTTTACTGGACAGGCTGACCGTAAACCTCTTGCGTAGGTTTTACAGGAAGCTATTAAAAAGTGTGTTTGATTTGTGTTTCTTCGTAGCAGTCAAACACATCCGGGTGCAACGGGAAGAAAGCTTGTTGTGTGAGGACGTTTCTCTCTGCCtttggcaaacacacacacgtgtgccctCACGCTCACTTCGAcatgctttctctctctctcacacacacacacacacacacacatacacacacgggtGTTTTCCTTTTGGTCTTATCACCGTTACTTATCAAAACTGATGCAGTAACCAATTACGGTATCTCAGGAAGCATAAAATGAAATAGGAAAGGAGTGTTGTTTTTTTAGGGCTGCTGCTCGAGCCAACAAACAAATTTCAGTCGGGAGAAATTCTGTGAAAACATAAACAAGATTCCTCCCTCATGTTTCTGTATGTTTGCCTTCAGATTCTTACTCGTTATTTTGCCTTCCTGCTCTGTACATCCTGATCCATTTCCTCCCGCACATCAAAGCTGCTTATTTGTCCCGGTTCATCACTGCAGCATGCTGACAGTGACAGCTGCTTGATGATTTGTTCATCAGCGGCTGGTAGCCTGCTCATCCTAGTCATTCACGGTTTTTTGTGTCCACAACAGAAAAAAATTCATTACCATCCACTTCTCAAAAAGATGCAACGATTAGCTGAACCACCACAGGCGTAATCTTTACAGATCACAGACATCCGTGCGCGCTCATGTTTGTGCTTACAGCACCCTGAGTGAGATCTCGATTTCTGAGCTGTGGGAAGTTTTTTTAAATTTAGCTCTGACCACAAACACCAACGCCAGAAATGATgcgtatgtgtgaatgtgagcatTCAAATGGATTTATAGTGGAACCAGATTAGTGACGTGGAAAACAAGCTGGATTGGTGCTCAGTAAAGTTTCGATTACTCACCTATAATCCTTTTTATTAATTCGAACCTTTGAATCTTACACAACCTGACTGATCTGATGACGACATTGGAGTGAACAAAGAGCCTTCGTCAGTCATTCTTTCAAAAGAAAATTAGTCTTTTTCTGTTTACTTTCTTCAAACAAGAACCTTTGGCTGAGTTCTGTTCCTGGCACGGTTATTAATCCTTTTAATTTACAGTTAAGGGGGGTTATTTGTGCATCGGAACTTCCTCCTTTTGCCACGTAGTCCCGaagaacacacacttcatttatCAGACTGGTTTCTGAAGAAAACACAGAGTCATTAATTATTTAAAATTTCTATTTGTGTATGAAAATAACATTTCTATTTGCTTTGACAGCATAAATAAAATTACAGTGGTTCACCAGAATGAAAACGTACAAAATGCATATATTTCCAACATATTATTTGATAATGATGTGATGCCTAGATGCTTACATGTAACAAGCATGCTGCTGCAAACTGACACACAGGTGCATGTACGTGCACATACGCGATTAAGGCTGGCGTAGATAGGATCTCCTTTTCTGGTGAGGGAAAAACGTCTAAATCCACAGCTTAGGTGTTGTTTTGTTGACATCTCATTGGTACGTCTCTACAACACCAAACTGCATTATGGGAGTTATGGTGAAATCCTGCTgcttaatgcaaaaaaaaaaaaaaaaaagcttctatTATTTCATGTAACAGTTCAAGGCAGCCCGTCTCTGCAGCTTTGCAATAAAAGTAAGAAAAGACAACGTGGCTCACTCGGGCAAACAGACGATTGCCTCGGATTCAGAAGTTCATCAGAGATTCTAACAAAACATGCCGCCATGTTTACAGCCAGGCCATTTTCATGTGTGTAAAAACATAAACATGGGATTAATTTCCTGCTAGCAGAGATGAAGAAATTAGCAGAGGCTGCTGCTCCCAGTTCTCTGCCCGTCAACTCAGATAGTATTGATCTGCGCTTGTTTGTGTTCCTTATCTCTTGGAGTCTTGTTAATTCCCCCCCTGTAAGCCTGGAACATGTGACAGGACAGGCACCTGCCGAGGCGGCTTTTAACCCCTTCCATCAAACTCCCGACGGTTCCTCTCACCGCGGAGGAggaaaagtagaaaataaaagggTCCAGACAGGTGTTGAAGGTGCTGCACAACAGAGCTTTGTCTCTCCAGTCGGGACTCCGTTTTGTGATGAATCCCACGATGTGTGAGACGTTATAGGGGCCAAAGCATAAAGCAAAAACCACCAGCGTTCCCAGAGCCATGCCGATGGCTCGGAGGCGCCGGCGCCGGTCGATGTGCTGCAGCTTTGACAGAATCCGGATGAAGTTGATATAGCAGAAGCTGGAAATGAGGAAAGGGATGCAAAAGAGAACCAAACAGAGCTCCAGACGCACCGGGAGTAGAACCTCCAGCTGAGCTTTGGTGAAGTTTTCATAACACACGTCCCTTTTCACTTCGCCAACAGAGTCGGTGGTATTTGGGAGGTTTTCTTGTCTAATAAACGGAACTATGAAGACGATGCTTaaatgaaggaaggagaaaatccAGAAGAAGATGCTAGCAGCAACAGCGTACACCGgcttgcgcttcaggctgtgtttgATGGGAAAAGCTACCCCCAAGTAGCGCTCCACGCTGACAGCAGTGAGGAAGAAGGTGCTGTTGTAGATGGTCATGTAGAAGACAAAGCCAGACAGCGGGCAGAGAGCATAAGGCATATTCCACTTCATGTCGTCCATGGCCTCCTGCATCTTGAAGGGCAAaaacaggaggaagaggaggtcaGATATGGTCAGGTTGAGGAGAAGGATGTCAATCGGCGTGGGTCTCTGCCTCACTTTCTTCAAAAAGGTGTAGAAGGCCAGGATGTTTGTCGGGAAGCCCAACACGAAGGTGATGATGTAGACAGAGAGGCACAAGCCAGTATGACACTCCTGCATGTTGCTTTTGGTGTTAACCGCTCTGATCTGTCAGGGATTGAGACGTGTCACATCGTGTCCTTGACTCCCACCATGAGGCGAATAGACGGCAGCGAAGGGAGGTTTGATCTGTCACGCCGTTTGAACCACAATACACGACGAGTCCTTATTGAGCCAGTGGCCTGGAACAAAATCCAACAAGACAACGTGGTTTTCCTGTCCCCACCGACAACCGAGCACTCAACGTTTCCTCCAGAGCTCTGCCAAGAAGAGAAGAAAAAGGGATTTTCACACTGAAAAGGTTGTGTTGTTCATGCATTAATAAGGTGTATGTAGGTATTGATCTATAAAACATCTAAAATAAATGGcctacactgcaaaaactgatttctaagaaaaCAAAGCCTAATTTTTTCGAGATTTTATCTCATTTTTATtctaaaagaaaataaattcttcTCTAGAAAAATAATTTTACTGAAAATAAGGTACATTTTCTTAAATGTGATCCAAATTTTCTTATTTTGAATAAAGAAATGTGCCAATGGAGTACGCAAAAGTTGCCTAACCCTAATTTCACCAATGTGTGACGATGACTGTGGTACTAAACCTAAAATTTGGCtattttgctagttttaagattTCTAGATAAGCTACATTTGTGACCCCACTGGCAGATTTCTTCACTCAAAACCAGAAAGTTTAcatcatatttaaaaatatttaatttaaggaaTGTAATTTTCTTGAGaagaatttattttctctttagactaaaaataagataaaatgtctaatAAAGAAGATTTTTACTTTCTTAGACGTAATTTTTTGCAGTgtactttttaaatatatttcctTATCAGCACCTCAAACTATATTAGAGGGGTGAATTATTTCTTAATGAGCTTATGGGTGTGTACACAAACCTAATACAGTGTTATTGCATGCTCCCTGCTGTAAATATACGGCAGTGATGCTTTTATCTTTAGCTTCCAGACCATTTTGTTACTACATACACAAATAGTGGGCATGCTGTGAAAATGATGACCCTCATTTAAATATAAAACAGGTTCTAAGTTCACTACAAACACAGAAATTACTTCACAAAGTTTTTAACTGTCCGTTCTGCATTTTCTTATGGGAAGGGGCAAAATATAAGCACGTGTGAGAAAAGGAAATAACTAAATATATTTTAAGTCCCTGTGTTCTTACCTTTTCACGTATGGAGCTGCATCGAGTGAACAGGTAACGGTTGTGACAGAAGTTCAGCTCTTATAGTCCAATCAAACAGGAAGAGGAAGTGTTGTTCTAGCCCGACTCAGGAGAACGTGTAGAAACTAAAGAAGTAACACCAACTGAAGCAACCTGCAAACTTCCCCCTCTCTCGTCTGTGGTGGAGATGTGTCAGTCTATAAATTCCACTTTCATGAGCTTCCCATTTCCAACAGGCTTCAAAGAAACAAAAGGTAATTGCGGCTCACCTCCACTGCGAGTGTCTCGTCAGACCACCACCATGTGGCGACTGCTCCGTTGTTTTTGTTTGATCTCCTCTATTCTCCAGGCTTCGGCTGCCCTTATTTACATGATAATCTAAACATGCAGTGCAAATAATAGAAATCATTATTAAAGAGATGCTGCCCCAGTTTATCTCCCTTATTCGCCAAACATGGTTTCCCCGGTAACAGCTGGCCTTTTTGCACCATGACTGTCACAGGCGGTTTCTGCAAGCATGCTTGATTGTAGGCCATTTAATCGCATTTAGTTTTCCATGCCCGGCGCCTCTTCTCCAATGTCTCGTAAACCGTGAGACACGAGGAGAAGGAGGCAACCTGTTATCAGAGCTGTCCCTCCCTGCACAGCATGTGGTGAAGGCAGCAGCTATATGGTTGACAAACAGAGGCTTGCTGTTTGGATAGTGAGTGATGTATGTCACATGTTGGATGTAGAAAACATAATAAAGTAAACGTTAGTCAGAAGAGACCAATCAGACTTCAAGATCATTCTGTACTCTGCTGCTGACGGACTCTCCGTGATGTCAGAAGTTATTGCCCGCCTCTGCATTTTGCTAAAA from Nothobranchius furzeri strain GRZ-AD chromosome 5, NfurGRZ-RIMD1, whole genome shotgun sequence encodes:
- the LOC107379318 gene encoding free fatty acid receptor 2; protein product: MQECHTGLCLSVYIITFVLGFPTNILAFYTFLKKVRQRPTPIDILLLNLTISDLLFLLFLPFKMQEAMDDMKWNMPYALCPLSGFVFYMTIYNSTFFLTAVSVERYLGVAFPIKHSLKRKPVYAVAASIFFWIFSFLHLSIVFIVPFIRQENLPNTTDSVGEVKRDVCYENFTKAQLEVLLPVRLELCLVLFCIPFLISSFCYINFIRILSKLQHIDRRRRLRAIGMALGTLVVFALCFGPYNVSHIVGFITKRSPDWRDKALLCSTFNTCLDPFIFYFSSSAVRGTVGSLMEGVKSRLGRCLSCHMFQAYRGGINKTPRDKEHKQAQINTI